Genomic window (Sphingomonas sp. S1-29):
GGCGAGGATCACGAGCCCGAGCTGTTCCCGGGCGCCTTCCCCAATCTGCTCGCCAATGGTGCCGCCGGCATCGCGGTGGGGATGGCGACCTCGATTCCGCCGCACAATGCCGCCGAATTGCTCGATGCCGCGATCCTGCTGATCGACCAGCCGCATGCCGATGACGCCGCGATCCTGGCGCATGTCACCGGCCCCGATTTCCCCACCGGCGGCATCGTCGTTGATTCGCCCGCGTCGATCGCCGAGAGCTACGCCACCGGGCGCGGCGGGTTTCGCGTGCGCGCCAAGTGGCAGATCGAGCGCGAAAAGGGCGGCGGCTGGACCGCGGTGGTGCATGAAATCCCTTACGGCGTGCAGAAGGGCAAGCTGATCGAGGCGATCGCGGCGCTGATCAACGACCGCAAATTCCCGATCCTCGCCGATATTCGCGACGAATCGGATGCCGAAATCCGCATCGTCCTCGAACCGCGCAGCCGCACCGTCGACGCCCAGACGCTGATGGATGGGCTGTTCCGGCTGAGCGACCTCGAAGTGCGCGTGCCGCTGAACCTCAATGTGCTCGACAAGGATCGCACGCCGCGGGTGATGTCGCTGCGCGAGGCGCTGGCGGCGTGGGTCGAGCATCAGTTTGTGGTGCTTCAGCGCCGGTCGCAGCACCGGCTCGACAAGATCGCCGACCGGATCGAGCTGCTCGACGGCTATATCATCGCCTATCTCAACCTCGACCGGGTGATCGCGATCATCCGCGCCGAGGATGAGCCAAAGCCGGTGTTGATCGCCGAATTCGCGCTGACCGACCGCCAGGCCGAGGCGATCCTCAACATGCGGCTGCGCAGCTTGCGCAAGCTCGAGGAAATGGAACTCCGCCGCGAACGCGACAAGCTCGACAAGGAAAAGGCCGAGCTCGAGGCGTTGCTGGCGTCGCCCGGCAAGCAGCGCACGCGGCTGAAGCGCGACCTGGGCAAGGTGCGCGAGCGCTATGGTCCAGAGACGCTGCTCGGCAAGCGGCGCACGCTGATCGAGGAAGCCGGACCAGCGCGCGAAATCCCGCTCGAGGCGATGATCGAGCGCGAGCCGATCACCGTCATCCTGTCGCAGCGCGGCTGGATCCGCGCGATGAAGGGCCATGCCGACCTCGCATCGACCGAGCCGATGAAGTTCCGCGAAGGCGATGGCCCGCGCTTCGCCTTCCACGCGCAAACCACCGACAAGCTGGTGCTCGCGTCCGAAAGCGGGCGCTTCTACACGCTGGGGGCCGACAAATTGCCCGGCGGGCGCGGCTTTGGCGAGCCGGTGCGCGCGATGGTCGACCTCGACGGCGATGGCGACATCGTCGCGTTCGTGCGCGCCGGCGCCGCCGACATGCGGCTGCTGGTCGCGGCGACCGACGGGC
Coding sequences:
- the parC gene encoding DNA topoisomerase IV subunit A encodes the protein MATDLTDPPDPFDLIVDAPFDSALSERYLVYAMSTITARSLPDVRDGLKPVHRRLLWAMRLLKLDPASGYKKCARVVGDVIGKYHPHGDQSVYDAMVRLAQTFALRYPLVDGQGNFGNIDGDNAAAYRYTEARLTQVAIDLMAGLDEDAVDYRPTYNGEDHEPELFPGAFPNLLANGAAGIAVGMATSIPPHNAAELLDAAILLIDQPHADDAAILAHVTGPDFPTGGIVVDSPASIAESYATGRGGFRVRAKWQIEREKGGGWTAVVHEIPYGVQKGKLIEAIAALINDRKFPILADIRDESDAEIRIVLEPRSRTVDAQTLMDGLFRLSDLEVRVPLNLNVLDKDRTPRVMSLREALAAWVEHQFVVLQRRSQHRLDKIADRIELLDGYIIAYLNLDRVIAIIRAEDEPKPVLIAEFALTDRQAEAILNMRLRSLRKLEEMELRRERDKLDKEKAELEALLASPGKQRTRLKRDLGKVRERYGPETLLGKRRTLIEEAGPAREIPLEAMIEREPITVILSQRGWIRAMKGHADLASTEPMKFREGDGPRFAFHAQTTDKLVLASESGRFYTLGADKLPGGRGFGEPVRAMVDLDGDGDIVAFVRAGAADMRLLVAATDGRGFVVRMADLIAETRKGKQVVTPRAGGKLKLVRVIDPADDYVAAIGDNRKLVVFPLTEMAELSRGQGVQLQRYRDGGLSDARTFRFAEGLSWTMGGESARTRTEADMSAWRAARGAAGRMPPNGFPRDNRFG